The sequence below is a genomic window from Henriciella marina DSM 19595.
GTCCGGCATCACGGTCGACATGGACCAGGAAGACGCCGCCTATCAATTCCAGAAATACTCCTTGGCCTCTGCGCCCGTCACAGATGATGTCGGCCGCCTGCTGGGGATGCTGACGGTCGATGATGTGGTCGACGTTATCCAGGAAGAAAACACCGAAGACCTTCTCGCCCTCTCGGGCGTCAACGCGGCCGATGGCTCTGACACGGTGCTCGATTCGGTGAAATCGCGCGCGCCGTGGCTGGCAGTGAACCTTTTCACCGCCTTCATCGCATCGGGCATCATTTCGCTCTTCGAAGGCACACTCGACCAGATCGTGCAGTTGGCCATCCTGATGCCAGTGGTCGCAGCCCTTGGCGGCAATGCCGGCAGCCAGGGCCTCGCGGTCGCCGTGCGCGCCATCGCAGAGCGCGAAATGGAAGGGGATGCCGGACGCCGCGCGATCCTCAGGGAAACGCTGACGGGCCTTGCCAATGGCGTGATCTTTGCGTTTGGCGTAGCCGTGATCGCGTTTGCCTGGTTTCAGGACCCGCAGCTCAGCCTGATCATCGCCGTTGCGATGTTTGCCACTTTCATCTGGGCAGGGTTCTCAGGTATCGTTGTGCCTCTGACGCTGAAGCGGGTCGGCGCGGACCCGGCTGTGGCCTCATCGGTCTTCGTACTGACACTGACGGACATTATGGCGTTCTTCAGTTTCCTGGGTCTGGCGACAGTCTTCCTCGTCTGAGGCGCAGGGCGGTTGGCATGAGCGGCCTGTGATTTGCAGCGACACGTTCAATTGTACCGGTTTGGAGCATTTTACTGTGTCAGAACTTCGAACATCAGACGCTGGCCTGGAACTCATCAAGGCATATGAGGGATTCAGATCCGACTCCCGGAAGCTGGCTGATGGTCGCTGGGTCATTGGCTATGGACATACCAAGGCCGCCCGCGAGGGACTGACGATCACAGAGGCCGAAGCACAGGCGATCCTGTCCGAATTTGACCTGCCGCCCATCGAAGAGGCGCTGAACGAGCTCTTGCTCGTGCCGGTAACGCAGAACGAATTCGACGCGCTTGTGTCCTTTGCCTTCAATATTGGTCTGTCCCAATTTGAATCGTCAGACGTCCTTGCCAGCATCAACGCCAACAATAAGCTGAAAGCCGCCTGGGCGATGGAAAGCTGGCGCAAGGCCCGCGTTGGCCAGCGCGACATGGTGGTAGATCCGCTCGTGCGCCGCCGCGCAGACGAAAAAGCGCTGTTCCTGAAAACCGACGGCCCCGTCCCGCATGCCTCCAGCAGCCGCTTCCGTCCGCTGGTCGATATCGAAGAGACAGACCGCTATCGCAAGCAGGCGCAGATGGCGGCTTTCCAGTCGCCCGGCTATCCAGCGAATGACCAGGTCGACGAAGAGATTTCCACCGAAGCGGCCGCGCGTCACGTCAAGGACCGGCTGACCCGCATTCTCGGTGAAGACCAAAGCGACGAAGAGGCATATGCGGCCGAGCTCGCAACAGATCTCGATGATGCGACGGAAGATGGCGAAAAAAGCGTCGACGATATCCGCGCCGCCGTTTCAGCGCTTGCTGTGAACACCGCGCCGGAAGAAGACCTGGCCGAAGATGCCGAGGCGGAAGCTGCGGCCGACCCTGTCGCTGAGCCCGAGACCGAGATCGATAGTGATACGGAAAGCGACACATCTGCAAAGGATGATGCCGTCTTCACAATGAGCGCTGATAATGACGCTGAAGAAGCGCCGGTCGCTCAGAAAGATGAAGAGCGTCCGTCACCGTTCGACCTGCTTGTTCCGGCAGCCGCACAAGCAGAGGCGTCAGAAGAGACTGAGACAGACGACGCAACTGATGCTGACGAGGATGAAAGCGACGTTTCTGCCGCGGCTCAGGACGACACAAACGAGCCTTCAGAAGACGATCTGGCGCAGGACGCTGAAATCGTAGAAACGCCTGTTGCAAAAGAAGCCGTTGCTGCCGACGCAGCAGCAGAAAGCGATGAGAGCGACAAGGCTGCCAGCGCCCATTCGCTCAAGAGCGACGACTTCGACGTCGAAAATGATCCTCTGACGCTCGACGACCTGGACGAGATCGAAGAAGGTGAAACGAAGGATGAGCGCGGCCGCATTCTTATAGATGACCTGCGCCCGTCGGATGTCTGGCTGTCGGAAGGCCGCGACGATGATGAAGAGAAAAAGGAAGGTCCGCTCGAGACCCTCCTCTTCGGCGTCCTTGCGCTCGTCGGTGCCGGCCTCTTTACTTATGGCGGCGCGAGCGAGTTTGGCTGGTTCGGTATGGAGCGGCCTGCGCAAGCCGACATGATGGCGTATCTGCCACCTTTCCTGATGCTGCTTGGCGGCCTCGTCTTCGTCGTGATGGCCTATTACTGCTTCAAAGCGCTGTTCCCGGGTAAAAAATAGGCCGACCGCGCACGAAGGCATTCGCCGCATTGGCATTCAGGGCAATCATGGCTAAATCAGGCCTATGATCCCGAACACATATCCCACGCTGAACTTCGATCTTGGCGAAACCGCCGACATGATCCGCGATACGGTGAAAAGTTTTGCCGCCGACCATGTTGCCCCTATTGCTGCTGAAATTGACCGCACGGATGTCTTTCCGCGCCAGCTGCTGCCCAAAATGGGTGAGCTTGGCCTGCTCGGCATCACGGTTGAGGAAGAGTGGGGCGGCAGCGGCCTCGGCTATCTCGAACACGTCGTCGCCATGGAAGAAATCTCGCGCGCATCTGCCTCTGTGGGCCTTTCTTACGGGGCGCATTCGAACCTCTGCGTAAACCAGCTTCGCCGCTGGGGCACGGACGAACAGAAAAAGCGCTATCTCGAGAAGCTGGTCACCGGTGAACATCTTGGCGGCCTTGCCATGTCCGAGGGCGGCGCTGGCTCCGATGTCGTCTCGATGAAGCTCAAGGCCGAGAAAAAGGGCGACCGCTATATTCTCAACGGCTCGAAAATGTGGATCACCAATTCACCCGATGCCGACACGCTGATCGTCTACGCCAAGACAGAGCCTGACAAGAAGTCTCGGGGCATCACCGCCTTCATCATTGAGCGCGGCATGAAGGGCTTTTCAGTGGCCCAGAAGCTCGACAAACTGGGCATGCGAGGGTCCGAGACAGGCGAGCT
It includes:
- the mgtE gene encoding magnesium transporter yields the protein MSDLPQTNQPESFEDNSREAHMDYVQDVREAVWDRDTRWLSRLLGRLHPADAADLLEQLSSDDFSACVDLLGGQLPTNVIIELRDEYREEAVEVLPDEAVAAVLGELDSDDVTTILEDLEDARRERILEELAPEDRASLEQGFAYEEETAGRLMQREYFAAPEFWTVGHTIDHARDNADDLPAEFFEVYVIDPAHRLKGEVPLATLLRSARDVNLSDIMQEVQSGITVDMDQEDAAYQFQKYSLASAPVTDDVGRLLGMLTVDDVVDVIQEENTEDLLALSGVNAADGSDTVLDSVKSRAPWLAVNLFTAFIASGIISLFEGTLDQIVQLAILMPVVAALGGNAGSQGLAVAVRAIAEREMEGDAGRRAILRETLTGLANGVIFAFGVAVIAFAWFQDPQLSLIIAVAMFATFIWAGFSGIVVPLTLKRVGADPAVASSVFVLTLTDIMAFFSFLGLATVFLV
- a CDS encoding lysozyme, which codes for MSELRTSDAGLELIKAYEGFRSDSRKLADGRWVIGYGHTKAAREGLTITEAEAQAILSEFDLPPIEEALNELLLVPVTQNEFDALVSFAFNIGLSQFESSDVLASINANNKLKAAWAMESWRKARVGQRDMVVDPLVRRRADEKALFLKTDGPVPHASSSRFRPLVDIEETDRYRKQAQMAAFQSPGYPANDQVDEEISTEAAARHVKDRLTRILGEDQSDEEAYAAELATDLDDATEDGEKSVDDIRAAVSALAVNTAPEEDLAEDAEAEAAADPVAEPETEIDSDTESDTSAKDDAVFTMSADNDAEEAPVAQKDEERPSPFDLLVPAAAQAEASEETETDDATDADEDESDVSAAAQDDTNEPSEDDLAQDAEIVETPVAKEAVAADAAAESDESDKAASAHSLKSDDFDVENDPLTLDDLDEIEEGETKDERGRILIDDLRPSDVWLSEGRDDDEEKKEGPLETLLFGVLALVGAGLFTYGGASEFGWFGMERPAQADMMAYLPPFLMLLGGLVFVVMAYYCFKALFPGKK
- a CDS encoding isovaleryl-CoA dehydrogenase; the encoded protein is MIPNTYPTLNFDLGETADMIRDTVKSFAADHVAPIAAEIDRTDVFPRQLLPKMGELGLLGITVEEEWGGSGLGYLEHVVAMEEISRASASVGLSYGAHSNLCVNQLRRWGTDEQKKRYLEKLVTGEHLGGLAMSEGGAGSDVVSMKLKAEKKGDRYILNGSKMWITNSPDADTLIVYAKTEPDKKSRGITAFIIERGMKGFSVAQKLDKLGMRGSETGELVFQDCEVPEENIMGPLNGGVEVLMSGLDYERAVLAAGPTGIMQACMDVVLPYVHDRKQFGQSIGEFQLVQGKLADMYVQMNAAKAYVYTVAKACDRGETARKDAAGAILYAAEMATKLALDAIQLLGGNGYINEYPTGRLLRDAKLYEIGAGTSEIRRWLIGRELFNETA